Sequence from the Castanea sativa cultivar Marrone di Chiusa Pesio chromosome 12, ASM4071231v1 genome:
TCACCAAAAACCATCACTTGCAATTGAGAAGAGCCCCCTTCTCTTGCTACGTCAAAGCGCCAGAACTCATTTACAAGGTGgcgaaaaaaaatttagtaaaaagGTTACCACAAACATGACATACAGACTCAACAAATTCAGGGGGGGaaaaagattccaagtgatgtTAATTACCTACTCTGTACTTGCACATGTTCTCTCAATAACCTTAGAATCTGTTCTATGCGAATGTTTCGATGGAGAACTTGATCCCCTTGAAGAACTATGTCCAAAGAAGCCCAGTTTACCAATTTTCTTTGAGAAAGAACTCATAAATTTACGAGAATTGGACTTTTCCATATCCCTCTTCATACAAACATGTTCTTTCTCAAGATCATTTAGTCTCATCCGTAACCGTGCTAGCTCAAGTTTTAGTTCACGATTTTCTCTTCTCAATGAAGCATAGTTGTCTCGTGGAGACATTGCCGCACTTAGTGCACCACTGCTGATCCTCCATGACTGATGGGTTGGCTTGGGGTCATCATCTCCATAAGAGCAGCTCAGGGAATTTCGGAGCCTTATTTGCTCAAAGTAGAGCACTTGTACAATAGACTGGAGAGGGAGACGCTCATTTTGTGCAGCATGTGCACCAGCCTCTTGAGAGAGCTTTTGGAAATCAATCAGTTTGCTTAGCTTCTTCCGGTCCAACTCTGATAAATTTTGATGTGCCTGAATATGCATTCACATAAGAATCAGATACAACGAAATTCTAAGAAGAAATTACTAGTATAAATGGACTTTGTTTACTTCAGGTAAATATATTTCAAGAAGACTTAGTTTGACATGGGTAAGAGTAGAATtagttgagattttttttctttctttcttgaaatTTATGACTAATATATCTTGTACTAATTTTAGGGGGGGAATACTTGGGCAAATGCTCCCggtgaagaaggaagaacaCGTATCTCTAATATGCAACCTCCAAAATCAGTCAGTTtcatatgggaaaaaaaaatgtgtgtgtcATCTAAATTGCAAGAAAAGATGAGTAACACATACTTTCAGGTAAATATCAATGGCTCGATATAACCCGTCATGAACAGTACGTGCATGTGTTGGTAAAACATCTGCAATCACCATGAACTTAGGAAGCTTGAGATTTGCATCAGGCGCAATTTCTGCAAGGTAATTATCTACTAATTTTGCAACTTTGAACAAGGCAGTTTGGGAAGGTGAATGGGGACTATCAGATTCAAAAACGGAAGCATCATCCATATCGTCTTCGCTATCATCTTGCTGTGAGAAATTTACCAAAATCCTATGAACCGTATCAACATCAAATAAGGTATCACCTGCATGCCTGAAAGAAGGGATGAGAAGATCATCGAGAGTAGCAATATCCAACTGGGACCCAATCCTCCTCTCCAGATCAAGCCTACAAGAAATTGTGCAATCAAGCATCACTGCACTTCTTAAGAGTCCAAAAAGGAAAGTGATTGGAACAGCAAGCTTCTCAATGGGCAAGAGGCTGACAATCGTCTCAACCACCAGTTTTTCATGCCCATTTGAACCTGAAAGCAAA
This genomic interval carries:
- the LOC142618772 gene encoding BTB/POZ domain-containing protein At5g48800 translates to MDLTDKQQQQLSLAKCARQRCNEWIFRDVPSDITIEVSGGSFSLHKFPLVSRSGRIRKLVAEHRDSDISRVELLNLPGGAEAFELAAKFCYGINFEITSTNVAQLCCVSDYLEMTEEFSKDNLGSRTEEYLESIVCKNLEMCVEVLQQCENLLPLADELRVVSRCIDAIASKACAEQIASSFSRLEYSSSGRLHMNRQAKSEGDWWIEDLSVLRVDLYQKVITAMKCRGVRPESIGASLVNYAQKELTKKSSLWNPSSQAKVDLLSGSNGHEKLVVETIVSLLPIEKLAVPITFLFGLLRSAVMLDCTISCRLDLERRIGSQLDIATLDDLLIPSFRHAGDTLFDVDTVHRILVNFSQQDDSEDDMDDASVFESDSPHSPSQTALFKVAKLVDNYLAEIAPDANLKLPKFMVIADVLPTHARTVHDGLYRAIDIYLKAHQNLSELDRKKLSKLIDFQKLSQEAGAHAAQNERLPLQSIVQVLYFEQIRLRNSLSCSYGDDDPKPTHQSWRISSGALSAAMSPRDNYASLRRENRELKLELARLRMRLNDLEKEHVCMKRDMEKSNSRKFMSSFSKKIGKLGFFGHSSSRGSSSPSKHSHRTDSKVIERTCASTE